Below is a genomic region from Brassica rapa cultivar Chiifu-401-42 chromosome A08, CAAS_Brap_v3.01, whole genome shotgun sequence.
ATGCCCCTTTTGTGCTAGTGGCTTTGTCGAAGAGGTGGCCGAGGAACATGATGATGATCACAGAGCAAACAACAGTTCTCTCTTGGCTCCCATCTTGATGCAAGTCATCAATGAATCTTCCCTCCTCACAAGCAACCAAAGTGTTGATGAAGATGCTCAAACCGAATCTGGAAACGATGTGGATTCTCAGCTCCAAGAGATTCTCAGGAGGAGAAGGGCAAGACGTTCCGTTTCCGTTATGCAGTTActtgatggtgatggtgatggtgacAGAGAGAGAGGAAGCTTGATCGTGGTCTCTGGTGCTTCTTTGAGTGAGTATTTCATCGGTCCTGGCTTCGAAGCCCTGCTTCAGCGTTTAACAGATAACGATCCCAACAGATACGGAACACCTCCTGCTCAAAAAGAAGCTGTTGAGGCTTTGGCTAGCGTCAAAATCCAGGAGCCTACTCTGCAGTGTTCGGTTTGTTTGGATGAATTTGAGATTGGGGTGGAAGCCAAAGAGATGCCTTGTGAGCACAAGTTTCACGGCGAATGCTTGCTCCCGTGGCTCGAGCTTCATAGTTCCTGTCCGGTTTGTAGGTACGAGTTACCTTCGGACGAGACAAAGACGGAGACTGCAAGAACACAACCAAATGGTGACGGTGGTGGAAGTGAGTCTTCTTCTTTTGCAAGCATCCAAGAAGGAAGTGAGAATAGCGATGGAAGTCACCAccctgaggaggaggaggaagaggacagcgatgatgatggtgatgatgggGTTGAATTCTCAATCCCGTGGCTGCTTAGCAGCTTGTTCTCGTCATCCCAAGACAGCAGCAATCCATCGAGTGGTACAcactgaaaacaaaaacaacgaAAGCTTTTGATATGGTCATGTAGCCACTTAACCTGTTTTGCTTTTATTGTCTGTACATAAGCTTCCCAGATTTGGTTGAATGCTCTCTAGCTACCACCCTTTGGTAAACAAAAGTCTATGAGTTTGTGTTTAGTCCCCAAACTTTATGGTTGGTTTACTTATAACGCTTCATTAGATCTCCTTGCCTATGCGCCTGAAGAGCTTACATTATACTACCTCTCTCCGATTGATCTTACCTCAAAGAAGGCAAGATTTATATGAATTTGTCAGGCTTTATCTTTGATCACTTTGATTCTTCCCTTATTCGCTGTGTTCGGCACAACTATTTGCTAAACCTTGCCGAGTAAGTGATCGTCTTTAACTTGAGAGTGATTAAAGTTATAACTCGATACTTTAAAAACAAGTAAAAGAATTAGCGGTTGaagctaatatttttttttcacactACATTCATTCCATTAAAAACCAAAGGAGATACATTGTTGGAATACCTTGATAAAAGATTCTAAATCTTCAAAGCCAAAGCTCCATAACAGGCTTGGAACATGGGTTTAAATCTAATAATATGGCCATTTGTTTAGCAGTGCAACAAGTTTGGAACATGGGTGTAAAGTCCACTTgtatctttttaatataatgcaaaataattaataacacgcttgttttttatttgttgatcCAAAACTGATTTACAAACTACCATTATTTCTGTTTCGAATTATAACAATTGAatttttgtgtttttatctttaaaaaatatgGTATTTGTTCGAAAtagatttatttctttttttttttattgacgTCAAAAgtccattctattactcaaacttgaggtggtctgggtaaccaaaccggaatagaacaaccaacaaaatGTAACTCCCTATAGAAagatctagcagtcttagccAAAAAATCAGCAATCTGATTGTGCGTCCGTGGAACGTGAGTGATGTTGAATTCCAGGAAACATATCTGTAGCATCTCTATCCTCTCCAATTCCGTCGAAAAGCTTGGCCACGCCTGAGGATCCTTTACCATTGCAATTAACTCCTTACAGTCTATCCCAAAGCTCTGGCAGGTCGAATGTTgcagcatattctccatcgcccacCGCAGTGCTTCTACTTTCGAGTGTAAGGCTGATTCGCGTCGGGGGAAGTTTCTTGTCCCCATAAGTTGAGTGTTCCCAGAACCATCCATCCATGCCCATCCGCTTCCACTAAAGACGGCAGAAGAcgtccaagatccatctaacAAGCAAATATTTCCCAAACTTACGACTTGGGGTTCCTCATTTATATATCTTGTGCCACCGCGTGTACCACTTCATTAGCATCAAACCAGGCTTGGCATTCACTCTCTGCATGTCTAACTAGTTCCAAAGGATCTCTATCTATTCCTCTGAAGAGTTTTTCATTCCTggccttccaaatgtaccatattatccagggataaggatccctATCTTGCTCTGGCCCAATGATACTATTTTCCTCCAGAATAGATAATCCATATTCGTGTAGACGCTCGAAACCGGGAAAATATTTGGGCATGTCGGAGTTGCTGATAAAGCCCACACTTGAAGAGCTGGTGGGCATTCAAAGATTGCATGTGTGACGGTCTCCTCCACTTCTCCACATCTTGGGCAATAATTGTCACACCTCATATTACGTCTAATTAAGTTCCTCGTAACTGCCACATGACCAGTTAACA
It encodes:
- the LOC103832581 gene encoding E3 ubiquitin-protein ligase SIRP1 isoform X1 — encoded protein: MNRRNQSINQTMEEEEAGAVAVAYWCHMCSRTVDPLMEAEIKCPFCASGFVEEVAEEHDDDHRANNSSLLAPILMQVINESSLLTSNQSVDEDAQTESGNDVDSQLQEILRRRRARRSVSVMQLLDGDGDGDRERGSLIVVSGASLSEYFIGPGFEALLQRLTDNDPNRYGTPPAQKEAVEALASVKIQEPTLQCSVCLDEFEIGVEAKEMPCEHKFHGECLLPWLELHSSCPVCRYELPSDETKTETARTQPNGDGGGSESSSFASIQEGSENSDGSHHPEEEEEEDSDDDGDDGVEFSIPWLLSSLFSSSQDSSNPSSGTH
- the LOC103832581 gene encoding E3 ubiquitin-protein ligase SIRP1 isoform X2; protein product: MEEEEAGAVAVAYWCHMCSRTVDPLMEAEIKCPFCASGFVEEVAEEHDDDHRANNSSLLAPILMQVINESSLLTSNQSVDEDAQTESGNDVDSQLQEILRRRRARRSVSVMQLLDGDGDGDRERGSLIVVSGASLSEYFIGPGFEALLQRLTDNDPNRYGTPPAQKEAVEALASVKIQEPTLQCSVCLDEFEIGVEAKEMPCEHKFHGECLLPWLELHSSCPVCRYELPSDETKTETARTQPNGDGGGSESSSFASIQEGSENSDGSHHPEEEEEEDSDDDGDDGVEFSIPWLLSSLFSSSQDSSNPSSGTH